The genomic interval TCCTCGGCTCCACTTTTAGTCCGGCTGAGGTCTAGTAAGTGTTGCACATCTTGACAGGTAGAAAGAGCACAAACAACTTATCGGTGCCCCACAGTAACATTGGGTTTGTGAGTTCAGTGCAAAGGATTTCAGCCTAAAtgcttttctatttttaagTTGGCTGCCTTCCATgaccccttttttttcttttttttagtgtGCGCTCCACTAACATTGTGAGGACCATTGAATCTGCCAAGTGCCTGGTTGCAGGGCTctttcagcaaaaacaaaaaggtagCGCAGACACCCTGATGTGCATAATGCTCTGGATCTCATCTCACCCTTAATATAATTTTCTCCTCAACTTGCAGAAATTGTTAATATATTCACAACGGGGGCCGAATCTGAAATCCTGTACCCGAACTATCACGGCTGCAAACTGCTCAAACTCCTCGGCAGGTAGGTAGAGTGAAATCCTCTCATGCCCAGCACACAGTCAGGCCCAGGCCATCCTGTGCGTTTCGCCACCCGAAACTGGAACCTCGAATAATGTGTTGTGCAAAATTATAAGCAGAGTTGAGATGCCTCTGACAGGTTGTCATGGTGTATCTGTGTTTCGCCGCTGACACTGTGTGTTCTGTGCAGCCACCGCTGGGCAGAGTCGTCCACTCTGCCAGACATCGCAGTAGACCTGCAGAGCATCCAGAGCGCGCTGGGCATCGCCGCTCACCAGCACGTCGACTTCATCCTCATTAGGGACGACATGGTTGCCAGAGAGGTGACACTGCCACATCACGATTCCTCTGACTTTTACTAGCTCCCACCACTAGCCATCAGTACACATATCATTATTATGAAGATGCCGAGTCGGCTGCAACCTGCAGAGATTCAACATATTttagaaagttaaaaaaagaacagatcCAGCAGGACTTgagttttaaattgttttaactcatttctCCTTATTTaagatcatttaaaataagAGCAAAGATGTCAAATCTAAAGACTTCTATCAGTGAAGGCAAATCATCAATAGACTTTTTTCAAAGCTAAACGATAAGAGTtgtatcagattttttttggggggggggatacttTTGTAGATGTTCAAATGTATTAATTCCAGGGTGTAACAGTGTAGAATGAGACCACTACACAATCTGAAACAAGACAGAGGGGCGGTCCACACTGAGCTTTGATTAATTTActcatttcctttccttctcAATTTTCCCTATCAGGCAAAACCAAATTGTGAAGACCTGCCTTTTACTCTCACTAACTATGTTCAGATCCACCTGGCATCGGTTACAACTCATTCAAAGGATTAGACCGTTTCATACATTCATCCACATtctattcaaacacaaacaaatacgtGTTTTGGGGTTTTTCTACAATAGACAGCATTTCGTAAAGATAATTATggggggaaatggaaaaaatatcTCAATGTGCCAGAAACTGGAGGTTTTCTTTGTCTGCTGGCGCCGCACAACACGGCTGACTGTCTTGTTCCTGCACATCAACAGACACACGGCCTCCCCTGTCCGCCGGTGCTGGACACCTGGAGGGACAAAGTGGAGCAGAGAGCTGTGGATATGATCTGCCATGTCTATGAACCCAGCAAAAGGTTAGATTTAACAAAGTCAACAGAGGGTGGACCCTGTCAGAAGGGGTAGATTCACAGTTTCACAATAACCCTCTATCTCTGTCGATAAGGAGAATTCACACATACTTTAGTATCAGGTTCAACAGCTCATTTCTTTCTTGTCCTGTGCTTCTGGCAGGGAGAACCTGCAGCTGTGCGTGGGACCTCTCCTGCACACATTGTTAACCAACCTGGACGAGAACGTGCAGGGCACCTCATCGGAGCCAAACAGGTTGGACgcctcagtcacacacacatcgcCGGCTGTGTTCGGCCTGCACGTGTTCCTCTGttaacatcctctctctctaacagGAAGCTGTTTTTGTACTCTGCACATGACACCACGTTGATCCCCTGCCTGATGGCTCTGGGGGTTTTTGACATGAAATGGCCACCGTACGCGGCTGATATCACCCTGGAGATGCACCAGCACCGACAGACCAATGAGGCCTTTGTCAAAGTGTCATACATAGACCAGGTACGTGGGTGACAACGTGTCCACACTCGTCTTGATGAGCCGTTGCATTTCTTTGAGATTGACTCAAGTTGCCTTTCTCTCTTTAGGATCTACTTATTCCAGGTTGCAGTGGAGTCTACTGCCCCCTGCAGGAGTTTAAGGAGGCCCTCTCTGCGTTCTCAATGAGCTCAGAACACTACCAGTCACTTTGTAACAGCACAGGAGGCTTAACCGAGCCCTGAGCCCACGACACGCCGTCGAGTCTGGACACAGCTCCTCATGACAGTTAACCCCGACACACGCAtcatgtggttttttttttttctcgtccTCCGTTTACATGCCATTATCATTATACCTCACTGTCAGACGACACTGTAGAAAGTCCTGCATTACAGCCTCGTTCCAGCCTATTACAATTATCTGATATCACGTGCTTAgcacatcagtgtgtgttggcTTTGTGTTAAAGGGTGCTGTCATTACTTGTGCTCCTTATTGTCAACACATCCCAAAGGACTACAATGAAACCAGGGTTGTCTAAAATGATCAAAGTAAGGATTCCCCTCCATACAGGATAGAAACGATTCTGTGCTGGATGACACCTTTTCTTAAGCTATCTtgttctcacttttttttttacattacatgtcatttagatgacgcttttgtccaacgcgacttacatttttacactcagcatttatgaggggccatttaggggttcagtatcttgccaaggacacttaggcatgcagatgggatagaatgggattcgaaccggcaaccttcttgttgcagaacacccgctctatcccctaggccacttAACCCTTTGAGGGAGAAGCTGTTTCTGACAGGAATAGCTCCTGTAGTTAACTTATATATGCGTATATTCTGTACTTAATGGCCCACAACATTTCCCATTAAAATTGAAATTTTCGGACTCAGTCGAAAGCTCAACATGAAACACGAGTGAGCACAACAGCATTAAGTCGAACAAACTATGCAGGGACAGATGCGCAGATGGAATTACACTGCCGCATtattttatgtttacatttggcAAATTCAAACTGGCTCCTCTCGCTAAAATTGGAAGTGCTATTAAAACAGAtggtttcattttttaaaagttaTATCCTAAAATGACTAGTCTTAGTGAATGGTTCTC from Pleuronectes platessa chromosome 14, fPlePla1.1, whole genome shotgun sequence carries:
- the acp6 gene encoding lysophosphatidic acid phosphatase type 6, coding for MRNLWTKAGVFGSVSVAFGSMLWSQKSTDSDPVASSCTATDPNPSSPYDLKLVQVLFRHGARTPLKSIPDVMEVQWVPTLLEPPAHTHINYVVTDLHGGPRPSAPVEDSYRRNLLTGGTFPGQLTTVGMQQLYELGTRLRRKYIEETPFLGSTFSPAEVYVRSTNIVRTIESAKCLVAGLFQQKQKEIVNIFTTGAESEILYPNYHGCKLLKLLGSHRWAESSTLPDIAVDLQSIQSALGIAAHQHVDFILIRDDMVARETHGLPCPPVLDTWRDKVEQRAVDMICHVYEPSKRENLQLCVGPLLHTLLTNLDENVQGTSSEPNRKLFLYSAHDTTLIPCLMALGVFDMKWPPYAADITLEMHQHRQTNEAFVKVSYIDQDLLIPGCSGVYCPLQEFKEALSAFSMSSEHYQSLCNSTGGLTEP